The DNA sequence TTTGAAGGGGAGAATCGTTTTCAGGTAAAACCATTCAATTCGGTGTCTGGCGGATATGAAGTCAACGGACCGGAGATCAAATTTTTGATGGGGCCTTCTACCATGATGGCACAACCTCCGGAAGAAATGATCTTTTTGAACAACTTCTACAAGGTGAATCACTTTGAAATCGTGAAAGGACAGTTGATCCTTAAAAACGAAGCCGATCAGGTGAAAATGACCTTCAAGAAAAAAGGTTAAGCTGACTTTGGCTTAAACCCGCTTATGACCATATACAAGACGGTACCTCTATTTTAGGGGTGCCGTTTTTTTTTGCACACTGAAGAGTAGGACCATCAGGTTGGGTATCGACTTATTGGTGAGTCAGTTAATGCAGGCGATATTTAGCGATCCTTAATTTTCAGCAAGGGGAGTGGTAAAACTGATGGGCAGGGAAGACTATTTTTTAAGGATATTTTTTTGAATTATGATAATATTACATACCTTAGCGATATATGAAAACAACAACAGGACATATTCATGCATGGTATTGGCATCTTTACATTACAAAGATGAACAGCCCCGTAATGCCCTGAGTTTTCTCGCTTAGCACAAACTATACTAATCGATATTTAAAGGCTTGCTGTTCATCCGAACGGTAAGCCTTTTTTATTTTTTAAAGGTTTGTTAAGTGGCCGATAAAGAAAAACACCGTAGTCATCATTCAATGATCCTTTGGGAATAATCAATGGAAAGAATAAAAATAAATACACGATATCGCCACCTTTTGGCAGACACAGTAACACCTGTAAGCGTCTATTTGAAGCTTAGAGATGTGTTTGCAGAGAGTATCCTGTTGGAGAGTTCTGACTATCGAGGCAATGACAACAGCTTTTCTTATATCTGTTCGGATCCCGTTGCCGAGTTCATGGTAAAGGATGGCATTGCGACGATTCAGCGACCAAACTTACCAACACAAACACTGGAAGTGAAAAACAAAGGAGAGGCGATTAATGCCTTGAAATCTTTTTCTTCTTCTTTTGATGTGGAGGAACAGAAGGACCTGAAGTTTATCACCAACGGGCTGTTTGGCTATATGGCTTACGATGCGGTAACGCTGTATGAAGATTTGGACTTTTCAGATAATGAGGACTCGGGGCATGATTCGCCTGAAATGATTTATCGGGTGTACCGATATGTGGTGGCGATCAACCATTTCAATAATGACCTTTATGTGTTTGAGCATCAGCCGGAGGGCATGTTTAGCAAAGATGGTTTGGAAAAGGTGATTG is a window from the Persicobacter psychrovividus genome containing:
- a CDS encoding META domain-containing protein; this translates as MMKNFLMVIMLACMFACTAGKKSVTVDANALKGEWVMVDFKGQETEKLEEIPPVPLHFFEGENRFQVKPFNSVSGGYEVNGPEIKFLMGPSTMMAQPPEEMIFLNNFYKVNHFEIVKGQLILKNEADQVKMTFKKKG